A genomic segment from Polyangium mundeleinium encodes:
- a CDS encoding TetR/AcrR family transcriptional regulator, whose product MPRTEPKKPTRQRDADRTRSAILDAARTLFSTRGFTNTGVREVAELAGVNSALVGRYFGSKEGLYRATLERIIDISPMLHGDRRSFGVDMVSIFCDTQDASGPLAMMILSAADPAAHAASIEFLQTKVIVPLAAWLGPPNAEERAARLNILWTGFLTSWKLLPLEPLADARIASTRRWLEAATQAIVDEGAG is encoded by the coding sequence ATGCCTCGCACCGAGCCCAAGAAGCCGACGCGGCAGCGCGATGCGGATCGCACGCGCTCCGCGATCCTCGACGCCGCGCGGACCCTGTTCTCGACACGAGGCTTCACGAACACCGGCGTGCGCGAGGTGGCGGAGCTCGCCGGGGTGAACTCCGCGCTCGTCGGCCGCTACTTCGGCTCGAAAGAGGGGCTGTACCGCGCGACGCTGGAGCGGATCATCGACATCTCCCCGATGCTCCACGGGGATCGGCGCAGCTTCGGCGTGGACATGGTGTCCATCTTCTGCGACACGCAGGACGCCTCGGGCCCGCTGGCGATGATGATCCTCTCGGCGGCCGACCCCGCGGCGCACGCGGCGAGCATCGAGTTTCTTCAGACGAAGGTGATCGTGCCGCTGGCCGCGTGGCTGGGGCCCCCGAACGCCGAGGAGCGGGCGGCGCGGCTCAACATCCTCTGGACCGGCTTCCTCACGAGCTGGAAGCTCTTGCCCCTCGAACCGCTCGCCGATGCGCGCATCGCCTCCACGCGCCGATGGCTCGAAGCCGCGACCCAGGCGATCGTCGACGAGGGCGCGGGCTGA